From a region of the Geothrix sp. 21YS21S-2 genome:
- the leuS gene encoding leucine--tRNA ligase, which translates to MPFDPLHQESLIQQRWMEAQAFRAPRASELKPSDRTFYMLVMLPYPSGRIHMGHVRNYTLGDVVARFRRMRGDKVMNPLGWDSFGMPAENAAIKNGIHPAIWTRANIQEMKGQIQKMGISYDWDREIATFLPEYYKWNQWFFLKMWERGDVFRALRNVNWCEALGTVLANEQVVDGKDERTGHPVVQKALEQYFFAITKYADELLSGHGQLDWPENVKAMQRHWIGKSEGARLTFDLADGSEVSVFTTRLDTLCGVTFMALSTEHPFILKAAQSDPALKAFCDQVAAMSREDRLMSDIKLGCRSRLEAIHPFTGERIPIFAANYVLMDYGTGAVMGVPAHDERDHEFAEKYGLPIPKVIESANPWEPGILVNSGEFDGLTSDEAVDAMVRKLGGRAEKAITFKLKDWGLSRQRYWGTPIPTVHCPDCGVVPEKAENLPIRLPEDVAFAGAGASPLLTSRTFLDCPCPACGKPARRETDTMDTFVDSSWYWMRYLDPKNETLPFAKAEADAWSPVDLYIGGIEHATMHLIYARYFHKIMRDLGLASGDEPFRKLICQGMVLKDGFKMSKSKGNIVDPDEVIAKYGTDALRLFMIFAAPIEKEIDWTGFEGIEGATRFLRRSTRMVEEHVPTKEAIPAKDQLTAEEKTLLVKLNQTLHKVTDDLDHRYQFNTLVSSLMETSNALADLPADAPHRGAVMQHALEVFTLMLSPAAPHLAEQLWATLGHEGFCMHAAWPVADPAWLSADEVTVVVQVNGKVRGRILVPASATEEERRAAALACPEALHHMEGREIVKVVVPPGGKLVSIVVK; encoded by the coding sequence ATGCCGTTCGATCCCCTGCACCAGGAATCCCTGATCCAGCAGCGCTGGATGGAGGCGCAGGCCTTCCGCGCGCCCCGCGCGTCCGAGCTCAAGCCCAGTGACCGTACTTTCTACATGCTCGTCATGCTCCCCTACCCCAGCGGGCGCATCCACATGGGGCACGTGCGCAACTACACGCTGGGCGACGTGGTGGCGCGGTTCCGGCGCATGCGGGGGGACAAGGTCATGAATCCGCTGGGCTGGGACTCCTTCGGGATGCCGGCGGAGAACGCGGCCATCAAGAACGGCATCCACCCCGCCATCTGGACCCGGGCCAACATCCAGGAGATGAAGGGCCAGATCCAGAAGATGGGCATCAGCTACGACTGGGACCGGGAGATCGCCACCTTCCTGCCCGAGTACTACAAGTGGAACCAGTGGTTCTTCCTGAAGATGTGGGAACGCGGCGACGTGTTCCGGGCGCTGCGCAACGTGAACTGGTGCGAGGCCCTGGGCACGGTGCTGGCCAACGAGCAGGTGGTGGACGGCAAGGACGAGCGCACCGGGCACCCGGTGGTGCAGAAGGCGCTGGAGCAGTACTTCTTCGCCATCACCAAGTACGCCGACGAGCTCCTCAGCGGCCACGGCCAGCTGGACTGGCCCGAGAACGTCAAGGCCATGCAGCGGCACTGGATCGGCAAGTCCGAAGGGGCCCGCCTCACCTTCGACCTCGCCGACGGCAGCGAGGTGTCGGTCTTCACCACCCGCCTGGACACCCTGTGCGGCGTGACCTTCATGGCCCTGTCCACGGAGCACCCCTTCATCCTCAAGGCGGCCCAGTCCGATCCCGCCCTCAAGGCCTTCTGCGACCAGGTGGCCGCCATGAGCCGGGAGGACCGGCTCATGAGCGACATCAAGCTGGGCTGCCGCTCGAGGCTGGAGGCCATCCACCCCTTCACCGGGGAGAGGATCCCCATCTTCGCCGCCAACTACGTCCTCATGGACTACGGCACCGGGGCGGTCATGGGCGTGCCCGCCCACGACGAGCGGGACCATGAATTCGCCGAGAAGTACGGCCTGCCCATCCCCAAGGTCATCGAGAGCGCCAACCCCTGGGAGCCCGGGATCCTCGTGAACTCCGGCGAGTTCGACGGCCTGACCTCGGACGAGGCCGTGGACGCGATGGTCCGGAAGCTCGGAGGCCGCGCCGAGAAGGCCATCACCTTCAAGCTCAAGGACTGGGGCCTCTCCCGCCAGCGCTACTGGGGCACGCCCATCCCCACGGTGCACTGCCCGGACTGCGGCGTGGTGCCCGAGAAGGCGGAGAACCTGCCCATCCGCCTCCCCGAGGACGTGGCCTTCGCGGGCGCCGGGGCCTCCCCCCTGCTCACCTCCCGCACCTTCCTGGACTGCCCCTGCCCCGCGTGCGGCAAGCCCGCGCGGCGCGAGACGGACACCATGGACACCTTCGTGGACTCCAGCTGGTACTGGATGCGCTACCTGGACCCGAAGAACGAGACCCTCCCCTTCGCCAAGGCCGAGGCCGACGCCTGGAGCCCGGTGGACCTCTACATCGGCGGCATCGAGCACGCCACCATGCACCTCATCTACGCCCGGTACTTCCACAAGATCATGCGCGACCTGGGCCTGGCCTCGGGCGACGAGCCCTTCAGGAAGCTCATCTGCCAGGGCATGGTGCTCAAGGACGGCTTCAAGATGTCCAAGTCCAAGGGCAACATCGTGGATCCCGACGAGGTGATCGCCAAGTACGGCACGGACGCCCTGCGTCTCTTCATGATCTTCGCGGCGCCCATCGAGAAGGAGATCGACTGGACCGGCTTCGAGGGCATCGAGGGGGCCACCCGCTTCCTGCGCCGCTCCACGCGCATGGTGGAGGAGCACGTGCCCACGAAGGAGGCCATCCCCGCCAAGGACCAGCTCACCGCCGAGGAGAAGACCCTCCTGGTCAAGCTGAACCAGACCCTCCACAAGGTCACCGACGACCTGGACCACCGCTACCAGTTCAACACCCTGGTATCCAGCCTCATGGAGACCTCCAACGCCCTGGCCGACCTGCCCGCGGACGCCCCGCACCGCGGCGCCGTCATGCAGCACGCGCTCGAGGTCTTCACCCTCATGCTGAGCCCGGCCGCGCCCCACCTGGCCGAGCAGCTGTGGGCGACCCTGGGCCACGAGGGCTTCTGCATGCACGCCGCCTGGCCCGTGGCGGACCCCGCGTGGCTGTCGGCCGACGAGGTGACGGTGGTGGTGCAGGTGAACGGCAAGGTCCGCGGCCGCATCCTGGTGCCGGCCTCGGCCACCGAGGAGGAACGCCGCGCCGCGGCCCTGGCCTGCCCCGAGGCGCTCCACCACATGGAGGGCAGGGAAATCGTCAAGGTGGTGGTGCCCCCCGGCGGCAAGCTGGTCAGCATCGTCGTCAAATAA
- the pyrE gene encoding orotate phosphoribosyltransferase, giving the protein MLDLAAGLLDAGAVRLSPRSPFTWASGLRSPIYCDNRQLLGFPELRGRIRRALAEAAALADPTLIAGTSTAGIAWAALVADELDLPMAYVRPEPKKHGMGRQVEGPHTDGHRVVLIEDLISTGGSSIKCVEALRHEDAQVVEVLALFSYDLPQAAAAFREAGVDLKVLATFPELAARAREKGILEERDMESLKEWRADTVAWSKRHE; this is encoded by the coding sequence ATGCTCGATCTCGCCGCAGGTCTCCTGGACGCGGGCGCCGTGCGCCTCTCCCCCAGGAGCCCCTTCACCTGGGCCTCGGGCCTGCGCTCCCCCATCTACTGCGACAACCGCCAGCTCCTGGGCTTCCCGGAGCTGCGCGGGCGGATCCGCCGGGCCCTGGCCGAGGCCGCGGCCCTGGCCGATCCCACGCTCATCGCCGGCACCAGCACCGCCGGCATCGCCTGGGCCGCCCTGGTGGCCGACGAGCTGGACCTGCCCATGGCCTACGTGCGCCCCGAACCCAAGAAGCACGGCATGGGCCGCCAGGTGGAGGGGCCCCACACCGACGGCCACCGGGTGGTGCTCATCGAGGACCTCATCTCCACCGGCGGTTCCAGCATCAAGTGCGTGGAGGCCCTGCGCCACGAGGACGCCCAGGTGGTGGAGGTGCTGGCGCTGTTCAGCTACGACCTGCCCCAGGCCGCGGCCGCCTTCCGGGAGGCCGGCGTGGACCTGAAGGTGCTGGCCACCTTCCCGGAGCTGGCCGCCAGGGCCCGGGAGAAGGGGATCCTGGAGGAGCGCGATATGGAGTCGCTGAAGGAGTGGCGGGCTGATACCGTGGCGTGGAGCAAACGGCACGAGTGA
- a CDS encoding Hpt domain-containing protein translates to MVPDTDPGFHGDDPVLSSLDMEVMDQLLGLDDGELGLLEEMLGLYKEDTPGRIEAIGVALAAGDMADMADVAHAVKGSAGTMGAPKVRAVAALLESGGRMGRWDTPAAGLLEQLKAAYADSVTALETFVARRKAG, encoded by the coding sequence ATGGTTCCCGACACCGATCCCGGCTTCCACGGCGACGATCCTGTTCTTTCCAGCCTCGACATGGAGGTCATGGACCAGCTGCTGGGCCTGGACGACGGCGAGCTGGGGCTCCTGGAGGAGATGCTGGGCCTCTACAAGGAGGACACCCCCGGGCGCATCGAGGCCATCGGCGTCGCGCTGGCCGCCGGGGACATGGCGGACATGGCGGACGTGGCCCACGCGGTGAAGGGCTCCGCGGGCACCATGGGCGCCCCCAAGGTGCGGGCCGTGGCCGCCCTCCTGGAGAGCGGCGGGCGCATGGGCAGGTGGGACACGCCCGCGGCCGGCCTGCTGGAGCAGCTGAAGGCGGCCTACGCGGATTCCGTGACGGCGCTGGAGACGTTCGTGGCCCGGCGCAAGGCGGGCTGA
- a CDS encoding transglycosylase SLT domain-containing protein translates to MKRAALAILSLAGPALTGAAHADGPAKRGQTYLYTYFDKNGNTVINNLPPSYMKGQGLTLKHVGVGHIRLAISSSEMAKVLKSPELLAMVDAIAATEGVDPYLARAIIQAESAFYTKARSRAGALGLMQLMPQTAERFGVLDPFDPRQNITGGVKYLRWLMNAFQGDLPRVVAAYNSGENNVIKYKGIPPFAETRAYVPRVMNLYAKRLVQPDPGAAGSMALLKKGRGGFEVSEKAVAPDAAPEPQPRTSKLFQWVDATGRTQISDMPPPKGTAGVKVF, encoded by the coding sequence ATGAAACGCGCCGCCCTCGCCATCCTCTCGCTCGCCGGTCCCGCCCTGACGGGCGCGGCCCATGCGGACGGCCCTGCCAAGCGAGGCCAGACCTACCTCTACACGTACTTCGACAAGAACGGCAACACCGTCATCAACAACCTGCCCCCCTCCTACATGAAGGGCCAGGGGCTCACCCTCAAGCACGTGGGCGTGGGCCATATCCGGCTGGCCATCAGCTCGTCCGAGATGGCCAAGGTCCTCAAGAGTCCCGAGCTGCTGGCCATGGTGGACGCCATCGCCGCCACCGAGGGCGTGGACCCCTACCTGGCCCGGGCCATCATCCAGGCCGAGAGCGCCTTCTACACCAAGGCCCGCAGCCGCGCGGGGGCCCTGGGCCTCATGCAGCTCATGCCCCAGACCGCCGAGCGCTTCGGCGTCCTGGACCCCTTCGACCCCCGGCAGAACATCACCGGTGGCGTGAAGTACCTGCGCTGGCTCATGAACGCCTTCCAGGGCGACCTGCCCCGGGTGGTGGCCGCCTACAACTCGGGCGAGAACAACGTCATCAAGTACAAGGGCATCCCCCCCTTCGCGGAGACCCGTGCCTACGTGCCCCGGGTGATGAACCTCTATGCCAAGCGCCTGGTCCAGCCGGATCCCGGCGCCGCCGGCTCCATGGCCCTTCTGAAGAAGGGCCGGGGCGGCTTCGAGGTGAGCGAGAAGGCCGTGGCCCCGGACGCCGCGCCCGAGCCCCAGCCCCGCACCAGCAAGCTCTTCCAGTGGGTGGACGCCACCGGGCGCACCCAGATCAGCGACATGCCGCCACCCAAGGGCACCGCCGGAGTGAAGGTGTTCTGA
- the gmhA gene encoding D-sedoheptulose 7-phosphate isomerase, which yields MKNLLLQHVEESITLKKAFFAQEADHIVAQAADMAERLKRGCRILVCGNGGSAADAQHFAAELSGRYVKERRALAGIALTVDTSALTAIGNDYGFDQVFSRQVEALGRPGDLLVGISTSGNSPNIILAVEAAKKLGMRTLVLTGRDGGKLKALADDVLVVPSPVTARIQEIHLMTYHFWCEALDTHFD from the coding sequence ATGAAGAACCTGCTCCTCCAGCATGTGGAAGAATCCATCACCCTCAAGAAGGCCTTCTTCGCCCAGGAGGCCGACCACATCGTCGCGCAGGCCGCCGACATGGCCGAGCGCCTCAAGCGGGGCTGCCGGATCCTCGTGTGCGGCAACGGCGGCAGCGCCGCCGACGCCCAGCACTTCGCCGCGGAGCTGAGCGGGCGCTACGTGAAGGAGCGCCGGGCCCTCGCTGGCATCGCCCTCACCGTGGACACCTCCGCGCTCACGGCCATCGGCAACGACTACGGCTTCGACCAGGTCTTCAGCCGGCAGGTGGAGGCCCTGGGCCGGCCCGGGGACCTCCTGGTGGGCATCTCCACCAGCGGGAACAGCCCCAACATCATCCTGGCCGTCGAGGCCGCGAAGAAGCTGGGCATGCGCACCCTGGTCCTCACGGGCCGGGACGGCGGCAAGCTCAAGGCCCTCGCCGACGACGTCCTCGTGGTGCCCAGCCCGGTGACGGCCCGGATCCAGGAGATCCACCTCATGACCTACCACTTCTGGTGCGAGGCCCTTGATACCCATTTCGACTAG
- a CDS encoding cob(I)yrinic acid a,c-diamide adenosyltransferase produces MKIYTRTGDEGISGLFGGERVPKDHLRLAAYGTVDELNSLLGVLGLHLPPDLSGHIQAVQHDLFSLGAMLATPPQCAGLLDQRMTRRTWSIAEMEADIDRLTSLAPPMTAFVLPGGCQGSAYAHWARTVCRRAERDVVSLSAAETVPADVLIYLNRLSDWLFSLARAANAVAGVEDVKWIPRQQG; encoded by the coding sequence ATGAAGATCTATACGCGCACCGGCGACGAAGGGATCTCGGGGCTCTTCGGGGGGGAGCGGGTGCCCAAGGACCACCTCCGCCTGGCGGCCTACGGCACCGTGGACGAGCTGAACAGCCTCCTGGGCGTCCTGGGCCTCCACCTGCCCCCGGACCTGTCCGGGCACATCCAGGCGGTGCAGCACGACCTCTTCTCCCTGGGGGCCATGCTCGCCACCCCGCCCCAGTGCGCGGGGCTCCTGGACCAGCGCATGACCCGGCGCACCTGGTCCATCGCGGAGATGGAAGCGGACATCGACCGGCTCACCTCCCTGGCGCCGCCCATGACGGCCTTCGTGCTTCCGGGGGGCTGCCAAGGTTCCGCCTACGCCCACTGGGCCCGAACGGTCTGTCGGAGGGCCGAACGTGACGTGGTTTCCCTCAGCGCCGCGGAGACCGTTCCCGCCGACGTCCTCATCTACCTGAACCGGCTCAGCGACTGGCTCTTCTCCCTGGCCCGGGCCGCCAACGCGGTCGCGGGGGTGGAGGATGTGAAGTGGATCCCTAGGCAGCAGGGTTAA
- a CDS encoding coproporphyrinogen-III oxidase family protein: protein MIPISTSRLREAAAREPLGLYLHVPFCRDRCTYCSFVTTRDESLKEAVLGRLERDVRDWGGRLGRPRVDTLYLGGGTPSLLTAPELARLTGAAREAFDLRLAEATLEANPGTLDLPWLEAARALGWDRVSFGVQALDDVLLERLGRIHDSAAALEALDWARRAGFSRVSADLMVGIPGQRLDRVLRDARTLVEAGASHLSIYLLDLDKACPLRGQVDSGKLALPTEDETADVFEALQAEVPRLGLAPYEVSNYARPGQESIHNSRYWERRPYLGLGPNAASQLGDWRWTESGVITAWAEDRGRAEVQELDAAEALAELPLLGLRMHRGVHWGELRARAAALNLTPLAEAWEAQLEPFVKAGILLRDGEVLRFSARGMLVSNGVLEIFV, encoded by the coding sequence TTGATACCCATTTCGACTAGCCGCCTGAGGGAGGCCGCCGCGCGCGAGCCCCTGGGGCTCTACCTCCACGTTCCCTTCTGCCGGGACCGCTGCACCTACTGCTCCTTCGTCACCACCCGGGACGAGTCCCTGAAGGAGGCCGTGCTCGGGCGCCTCGAGCGGGACGTGCGGGACTGGGGCGGGCGCCTGGGCCGGCCCCGGGTGGACACCCTGTACCTGGGCGGCGGCACCCCTTCCCTCCTGACGGCCCCCGAGCTCGCGCGGCTCACCGGCGCGGCGCGGGAGGCCTTCGATCTGCGGCTCGCCGAAGCCACCCTGGAGGCCAACCCCGGAACCCTCGACCTGCCCTGGCTGGAAGCCGCCCGGGCCCTGGGCTGGGACCGCGTCAGCTTCGGCGTGCAGGCCCTGGACGACGTCCTCCTGGAGCGCCTGGGGCGCATCCACGATTCCGCCGCCGCCCTGGAGGCCCTGGACTGGGCGCGGCGCGCCGGGTTCTCCCGGGTGAGCGCCGATCTCATGGTGGGCATTCCCGGCCAGCGCCTGGACCGGGTGCTGCGGGACGCCCGCACCCTGGTGGAGGCCGGCGCGTCCCACCTCTCCATCTACCTCCTGGACCTGGACAAGGCCTGCCCGCTGCGGGGCCAGGTGGATTCCGGAAAGCTCGCCCTCCCCACGGAGGACGAGACGGCGGACGTGTTCGAGGCCCTGCAGGCCGAGGTGCCCCGCCTGGGCCTGGCCCCCTACGAGGTGAGCAACTACGCCCGCCCCGGCCAGGAATCCATCCACAACAGCCGCTACTGGGAGCGCCGGCCCTACCTGGGCCTGGGACCCAACGCCGCCTCCCAGCTGGGCGACTGGCGGTGGACCGAGAGCGGCGTCATCACCGCCTGGGCCGAGGACCGGGGCCGCGCCGAGGTCCAGGAGCTGGACGCCGCCGAGGCCCTGGCCGAGCTGCCCCTCCTTGGCCTGCGCATGCACCGCGGCGTGCACTGGGGCGAGCTCCGGGCCCGGGCCGCAGCCCTGAACCTGACGCCTCTGGCGGAGGCCTGGGAGGCGCAGCTGGAGCCCTTCGTGAAGGCGGGGATCCTGCTGAGGGACGGGGAGGTCCTGCGGTTCAGCGCCCGGGGGATGCTGGTTTCCAATGGGGTGTTGGAGATCTTCGTCTAG
- a CDS encoding DinB family protein — protein sequence MDAHLDRLFNHLEWADGRLIEALEEAPGDALRLLCHVLGAEATWLGRIRCGTQAKAAPWPGLTLAECRSLAQANAAGYREVLRTSTASGLAAPVHYENLKGVEFWTPLRDILLHVATHGVHHRGQISLLLRQSGREPVDVGFITFAREEEDPGRYAYLEVAAADLVEALEANGSDLAWFLDLETGEVLPEAGKGRNGEDLLPVEPLAPRDRFAILEDFVEALPEGEAARALGRALRLPKPFRAFRDTLRDFPDLEQRWHAFSEAGLRKLAQGWLDENVPGARLI from the coding sequence GTGGACGCGCACCTGGACCGGCTCTTCAACCATCTGGAATGGGCGGACGGGAGACTGATCGAGGCCCTGGAGGAGGCGCCGGGGGACGCGTTGCGGCTCCTCTGCCACGTCCTGGGCGCCGAGGCGACCTGGCTGGGCCGCATCCGGTGCGGGACCCAGGCCAAGGCGGCCCCCTGGCCGGGCCTGACCCTCGCGGAGTGCAGGTCCCTGGCCCAGGCCAACGCCGCGGGCTACCGGGAGGTGCTGAGAACCTCCACCGCCAGCGGCCTTGCCGCGCCGGTGCACTACGAGAACCTCAAGGGCGTGGAGTTCTGGACCCCCCTGCGGGACATCCTCCTCCACGTGGCCACCCACGGCGTCCACCACCGGGGCCAGATCTCCCTGCTGCTGCGGCAGTCGGGTCGGGAGCCGGTGGACGTGGGGTTCATCACCTTCGCCCGGGAGGAGGAGGATCCGGGCCGGTACGCCTACCTGGAGGTGGCGGCCGCGGATCTGGTGGAGGCCCTGGAGGCCAACGGGTCCGACCTGGCCTGGTTCCTGGATCTCGAGACCGGCGAGGTGCTGCCGGAGGCCGGCAAGGGCCGCAACGGCGAGGACCTGCTCCCCGTCGAGCCCCTGGCGCCCCGCGACCGGTTCGCCATCCTGGAGGACTTCGTGGAGGCCCTGCCGGAAGGCGAGGCCGCCCGGGCCCTGGGGCGGGCCCTGCGGCTGCCCAAGCCCTTCCGGGCCTTCCGGGACACCCTGAGGGACTTCCCGGACCTGGAGCAGCGGTGGCACGCCTTCAGCGAGGCCGGCCTGCGGAAGCTGGCCCAGGGCTGGCTCGACGAGAACGTGCCGGGTGCCCGCCTGATCTGA